Below is a genomic region from Diabrotica undecimpunctata isolate CICGRU chromosome 7, icDiaUnde3, whole genome shotgun sequence.
gTATAGGTTATAGTGTTACTAAGGTTTACTATATAAAGAACCATCTTTATAAACTTTTTACGAGAATAATCACcacaagattaaaaaaaaaattagacctACACGTACAGGTGATACGTTGTCATCTAAACTTTTTATATCGGCTAATTGTGTCTAATTTTAAAATGTCGTTTGTTTTCTTTGAGCAATAAACGATCCTAGTTACTGAAGGTTAAATAAGATAAAAGTCTGTAGAGTAGTATACATTTTCATACCCATTAAATACTTTCGAGAAAGATGCTTATTGATTTAAGCCATTTACATTTATTAAAATGTTGATTAGCTTAGGTGTCaaaactggaatgtagggtaAGGAACCATAAGTTATTTAGATGGTATTACTGATGTGTtgtatgtcaatgtcaattgccggacctcattattatgaaaattttggttgtcagaaaattgcgAAGGAAAAAGAGAACCGAAAATCAGTTTATTTAAAAGCCCTATGGGGTAGCAGTTCTCTAGTAGTAtaaatctcaacttttttagtcccttgtccctgaaagTGAAGTGAGTAACCCTAGTTTTTAAGGCTAAAACCAAATTTATTTTCATCTCGGGTAGATgttaagaatgaaaatttatgaaacaGTTACTAagacaaggtttacgataccacttcATTCTTAGCATGGCATCACTGCCACGATGaataagcatgtctaaaaaaggaatcatacCATGtgcctctctctcaaccgtaaactttggGTCTTTACATTGGGCGTTAAATGTGTttaaaacatcagttactttgttttcggggaccgataaaatcaaatcatctacatattgtttaataaaaggtatgtaaaaaggtatattttctttacacgttgttataagttcatccaaaacaaagttacatagtattggggatattttgctgccccAAAATAATAAGTTTTACTATCAttaccaaaatttttagaatgtattgtccattattatattttatatttgtgttgtcAATggtgagtgtcaaagtttattgtaaataatctccaacgactagtaagttgcgctgacaaattgtgatattttgtatcttaaaaaaggaataaaacaattccgaaagctggACAAAAAGTCAAacgagtgtttctgtaacatctcggccaaccttctgactgcagccctaataaactggtggttttatatatatatatatatatatatatatatatatatatatatatatatatatatatatatataaaatatatatatatatatatatatatatatacatttatatatatatatatatatatatatatatatatatataaatatatatatatacatatatatatatatatatatatatatatatatatatatatatatatatatatatatatatatatttatatatatatatttttgtacttttgaatgtccataagcaataaaaaaccgatatacaaattttattacttaaataaaaattaaaattattgatatttcataaagacacgggcatataaattttcaaacatcctgtataagacaaaatatgtattttaagttgttcgaagaattgttcattaggcctcagagacaagactttcaaatattatcgataagaaatttaaataagtcggttattgtggaatggatttacccggaataaaagtgtttatagaaagtgttgaaacaatagaccgggatttgcggtggtttttcttcccgaaagattatatcggtaaaagtttattaacaaaagacattgaatggagaaacaggtatcgtttgtagctattagtaagaaatatttgtaaagcagatagatttagttagaataattaaagaaggttgttttctggaattacccgaatgacgttttatagagagagttggttggtaatgatatacgtcacagaggtggatgatttttattggtcaagttttgaatgcaaggaggtggcgGTTTTTGGCTATGAgagaggagagagaaaaaaaagagttagtcagttttcgtcgtccaagaaggaaggagctttgtgatttgtgtttttttttttgaagtcccgaagacgtaatttaccgggtgtgtttatttgctgtgtaaaagctgaccagtgtgaggaacgggctacagagagatagaaaaccaaagggtataaaaatattaatagcagacgaagccggaaacatttggagttataaacaggcgcggagattggctcaaaaggaggctggatatactaacacgagttgttgggttgcagatacaaggacagataggagaaaggtgtacgtcatctggaccacaataggagcagaagcagagaaaggatttttttgttgtggcgtggccatagaattgcaacggcagagaaggaaaggtcagtaaATTTTCATTAGAgtcggagtgtgattttcatttattaattaaataaattgaataaataatagagacagttaattttgcgatcactcaaaaaaaaaaagaattataaaaagagcttagttataacacatattaaaaatcaatgtaaaataacatttgggtccatgatagaaaacaacttctcatatatttaaagttagtatattgcaaatattacaggattgattgttatataaaatttcattaaaataaaggacatctcacatatagttcagttgaaattctatgtattttattcaggtcatattacctatcccgattaggaagccaattggaaaatattttgaatccacgatcaaaggtacaatttaaatagcctgagattgtaattaattaatgctgatttattgtgattaattggagattagatcatttaataaatatagacaggatttttcctaaataagcaatataatacaatttaaatagcataacaatatatacacatatataaatTAAGAATAAATTTCTTATATTAGTAACAGACAACCTGAGTTCTCCTCAATGTTTTTTGCAGCAGTGTATCAAGAGTGCCTTGAAGCGTATAAGCATAATATGATTTTGGTTTTAGATCGCTAGACGAAGAACAAATACGAAAATTCTTCGACCTTTATTACCGATAAAATTTGGGTTCAAAAAAGCGTAAAATAGGGCAAGTTGGGACGAAATTTATACAATATGAAAACGATTTACGATATAAAACTGTTCAAACAGGCATCGAAAATAGTATTGACCAAAATTTAATATGTGTGGTCTATATAtatcataaataaatataaatgtgtaattatctagataataaaaaatgtattatttatacgattacaaatcaataatgtagaaatttttttcttgtttcttaaattttaacgtttttttttatctaattcgTATAAATTTGAAATAAGTTTTTGTTACTGTCCATCACGTATTTAAACTCGTATTTGGTCTAAATATTATTTAACATAATTAAAACAATATTGATTTAATTACATTTGTTAAACTCAACATGCTCTTAAATCGTAGGACTCTAGTACAATATAGAACTAGATGACTAGGCCATATTTGGTAAGTAGGAAATGAAGCATTGACACACGTATGATAGAACGAAatacgaaaagaagaaagaaagaaaaaaaaacatatataatacaaatatcaaagtggctgcaagaagttgaagaagacttACAGGAGTAAGAGAATCTCAGCAAAAAGCTACAaataggaaaaataaataaaggtcgttaaaaaagcaataaaaactGCTGCTCCCAAGAAATAAGAGCTATAAAGCTTTTAAGACTGTACACAATATACagactctttttttattttttttatttacgctgttaccacaagggttattagcgacctaaaaatataatataagtaaagttagaaaaaattacaacaaTTGATACAGTcttgagtctttaagataacttattgtgttggtaattttcttttttttcctaaggcttcctttatattatttgggatagtgtgcttctttcttgctacttcatatgttttgcactgagttagtattCACGTAGAGTGTTACTTGAcgattttcacacattggcggcacagttcgcgtaaagaggtgtttatgtgtaaagtttctgtgtcctagtcgcaaacgtgttattctcacttggtcttGTCTATTCTCTATGGGTTAGAGCCACGGTTTcaataattgtttgatttccttgagtttattttgtgattgactccacttattttgccacgcacttaacactctatattttatttctgacttgaagtcatctgaagaaacttcattaataagaatggagtcccggctgaaggatgctaagcgggctagttcatctgcttcttcatttccttgtatacctgaacgTGATAGAACATACATAAAATACAGACTCTTTAATCTTGATGTTTTGTTTGTCTTTCTTTTTCATCTGTTTTGATTGGTCCCAGTACAGTTTCCCTTTACCTTTTTTTGATGCAATCGACtctaatatttttaactttttaattttttaacaaaacactAAGAATCTTAAATATTACGCGATTTTCTGGCCTTTATGCAGAACCACCGCACGCATCCCGCGTTAGCAGAACGCATATACGCAGCGGGCAGGATTAGAAGCCCAGGCAATCCATATATACCTGAACCCCGTACCTATTACGGAATCCGTATTAACACAAATGAATAACGTAGATTCGCTCCCCGGGTGGTGAAGGCCGAGGATCCCCGAGTATTGACGACTTAATAAGCCCCGTTTGGGTATAGTAGGCATATAAACGGTATGGCCAGCATCCGAGGGGAAGTCTATCCCATTCTGGCAGAACCAATGCCCCTGTGAATCGGTCTGGAAATAATGGTGGCACGATAGTAATATCGTGAGGCTCCACTCTCCCCGCAGTACCTGTGTTGTCATACGTACCCCTGCCCGTGATCTCTATGAAAACGAACAAGTGCACGCAGGTGGAATAATTATCGACCACTCATTTTCTCTACAGGCATGTCTTAAAAGCGCACGTTCAGACTGGAGCTGAGCGTATTAAACTTGCGAAAACTTCCGCAGAGTTTACGTGGAAAGAAAACAGAGTGGTCTGACATGAGATCGTGTCAAATACTAGTAACGCAACAAGTGGACCAATGCGACTTATGGACTCGCCTCGCTTCTAGCAGCCCCCGTACCTGCTAACGACAAAGCAAACGACGGCCTAGTTATTGTTCCTACGAACAAGACGTAGGTACTAGTTCGCGCCTTGTGCTCGTTGCTGCGATCCCGACACCTCAAGTGACGGTACACCATCTTTCGTTCTATTTCATTGGTCGCCTATTACGACGGGTAGGGACCAGCATCCTAGTGGTATTCCTTTCGTCCGTTCGCTCGTAGGAAGCTAtgtacagtgcacagattctaaatttaccggtgggagatggcttctatgcgctgtattatagtcgatgtatgagagaaagttttcaaaataatgaaataacaaataataatataaaatttgttatttcattacttcaaaaactttttctctcatacaccaactataatacaatgcatagaagccatctcccaccggcatatttagaatctgtgcactgtagCTAGGTAGGATTGGACCGCACGCTAGACAGCCtcaaatagaaaatattatttcttttatttcctgGCATTCTTACTTCGATTTTGCTTATTGTTGCTGCCTGGTATTTTTTCAGTGACACTAGTTTACtacttctttaaatttaaatttaaatttaaattctgaACTCtccatttctattttttttttggttttttcccTACTcgaatttttttgtcttttattgaaTTAATCTGTGTATCACGGactattctttcttttttatttcttttagtatttcttttacattatttctgttctttgcaataataacaaTATCGTCTGCGTAGGAGAGTTTTGTTTATACCTGTTGTTTTTAAAATTTCCTTTGATTTATATTTCGTGGTACATATTTTAAAGCTCGGTTAAGCAGTGTAGTGGATACGGCATCTCTTTGTTTCATCCCTTTGTTTATATTGAGTTAATCTGAATCCCCACTAGCGTCTTTATGCTAACTATAACAATTATTATTGtcatgtttaataattttttgtgtttATACGTGATTTATAATTTTTCCAGTGTTTTTCCTATCATTAATTCTTTTAAAAGAATCCAACGCCTGTTTGaagtttataaataacatttctaatttttatttatttgacttTTTATATAGAAAATACTGCTTGTATAAAATGTATTGTTTATATCAAatgttcttttttatgtattgcaCTTTCATGTGTTGAAATGTCATAGATTcaataaacaatataaatattcTCTGTAACTAAATATAATCGTTATCTAATGCCATTCCCTAATTCTGAATACACACAAGTATCAAGTATAATTGCCGATTTATCTTTTCATTTTACAAGCTGTATTAAAATTTGATACCCACCTATGAACACAAATTATTTAGTTCGTTCAGCGAATTAGCAGGTAAAATAATCTTAGTGAATTAACTGAAGTAATATTTGTTTATTGTCACGAAACTAATTAACACTGCAAATACACCAAAAATATAAAAGTTCTCgtcagaattttatattttattccttattttcaatgaatttattaaaagcaaaaaatattcaataataaaacaacaaatatttGATGTACGCCACTCCAATTACCTTTATACAAATCCTCTCTTTGAATTCAACAAACATACTGTACACATTCGCAATTATCATTATTTTCTCTCTACACCAACGTTTGTTGTATAGCAGTGAAATACAGCAATTAATTTATATAACTTGAAAATTACAAGTATATACGGTTTTCCATATATATTGAATCGGCTTTATAATGTTAtatcaaatattattaaattagcgacaattatttcattaattttcactataaggttaaaacaaataattattattttattatttttatttgacagTTATATGTTGTATGTAGTTGTGTAACAAAAAATCTTACGAAAGTAGATAAATAAAAAGCTGATCGTTCACCAATACTTaacgaagaccacgttgctcaaGTCAGAAGTTTCGTTGGGGTCGGTAAGGAGACAGATGATAGAAAAGTCCAGATGAAAGACAGATAGATAATTATGGAAACgaaatataataattaagtaaGAGTTTGacaaaaggaaaataataaatataaacggAATACAGttaaactataaaataaaatggGCGCCAATAAGTTTTAACCTGAACTtttaccatggacgtataaataaagaaaaagtaaaataaatctttatttatacgtccatgacttTAACCCTTTAACCCAGGGGTGAGCAAGTAGTTTTATGTGTGGTCCGGATACTAGAAGAAAATTTGAACAAGgtccagaaaaaaaaatgataacatTTAATGACAAGATGTTTATTATTGTGGTACATTCATAATGATAAAACAAAAGACcttaaattaatacaaaaaattgCACCGACGGTCTTGAGCTAGTTGTTTGTGGTCTGATTCTCGAGTCCAACAACAAATTCGAAGTGTATCTTTGAGGTGGGCGTCCGTTAATCGGGAGCgatatttgtttttcaaaaaattcatttttaagaaaaaagtttCGCACATATACGTTGAGCCAAACATAGTGGCCAAATTGACTGCAAGTTGtctgcatttttcatatttttctggcACATGTTTAGCCCAAAACTCTTCGGCAGATACCGATTTATAAACGTGCAAGAACAAATCTTCTTGTAATTCAATAATCTCCATTTGAAGTAATGCTTTTGACAGATTAAACAGCTTACAGCCACATCGGTCCATTCTGCCGCTACATCAACTTCTAATGGTGATTTTAGAAATGAAGATAGTTTGCTTACTTACGGCAAAGTCTTAGAATCTTAAAGCAAATTCGTACCTGAGATCGCCCAGAAATTTTACGAACACTGCAATGTCTTTTTCGGAGTACtccttatttttattatattcaagAATAGTTGGAAAATGAATGTGCAATATTGTTGTGCAATATCTTTTTTAAAGATATCTAGCTTACGACGAAAAGCAGACACGCTTACTAGCAGATTACATACTAATTTTCCATTTCCTTGTAACTTTGTGTTTAGCgcattcaaaaattttaaaataccttTTAGAAAAGCTACAACCAGCATGTTGTATCTATATTTTGTAAGAAGGAGATCACATGTTCTTTTATTAGCCAAAAACGTTCAATAACTTGACCTTTACTCAACCAACGAGCACTATTGTGTTGTAGTAAGTCAGAATATGCTGAATCACATTCAGAAAGAAACTCCTTGAAATGTCGGTGCTGAAGAGCAGAATGAGATCtcataaaattaattaacttcactAAACTATCCATGACTTTTATAAGTTTTGCACTAAGTTCTTCACAAAGGGCTGCCTGGTGTATTATGCACTGATATgttattaaatttgaatttttataCCTGATCCTCTTTACTACACATTTTTCTGTGCCAGTCACTGTTGGGGCCCCATCAGTAGAAAACGAAATCATTTTATTAAAACTGATGTTAGATTTAGAAAATAATTCATCAATAACCTTAAATAAATCTTCTCCTCGAGTGTTACCTTTCAGCGGCAATATTGCTAGCAACTCTTCCCTAAAAATCTGACACTCAATATCAGTATATCTTACAAAAACAGACATTTGTTTATCATCAACAATGTCACATGATTCGTCAAGTGCTATGGCGTACGAATGTGCCTTTTGCAAAAGATTAACCCATTTTCGGCCaatggtgcgtatacgcaccattaccttttagattttttttttattaaagcatTTCAACAGAAAACCTCATTGCGGTAGTTTAATATACAACCTTTAAACATTTAATTCAATATATTATCTTTCTATTTTTATTGTTTCCTTGCTTTCTGTGAATTTTTTAATATAGTTCATGTTTACCATTTTAAAAATGCCTAGccataactttaaaaataaactatatgatacatttttgtttggacgctttttatttattactgttctGAAAAGATAAACAAATCTATGTATAAGTCATTTTTGGTGAtaagatatttatttttctaaGAAACAGATTGTCATTATAGTGGTGCGTTAGCGCACCGTTGGCGGAATCTGTGAATAAGTACGCAGCAACTCGACAGATCTTGTCGGCTCATTCTTTAGTAGTTATAGTGGTTAGTTATGCGGTAGATTTCGTATCGACAAGAACTAAGTATACACGTGCTGTTTATTACTGAATTTAGCTATGCCAAAAAGACATATTTTGACCCATAGGGAGCTAGAAAGTGCGTTAGAAGAAATTGTTAATGATTTAGAAATAGAACGAGGTATgttgatataattttttatttttcgtgtATAAATAACATCATAAATTTTGATAGGATTTGTGGATGCTGTCTATATACCACCTAATGTAGACGAGTTGACTGATGAAGAGGATATTGACGAGAATTTACTTATAAATGACGAATCAATTGATAAAGAAATAGCTGGTACCTTGGAAATTGAGGTTGATATCGATAATGACATTTGCGATGAGCCTGAAGAACCTGTGCCAGGAAAGAAAAGACGATTTTCTGGTAAAAAAGAGAGGGAAAATATAGAGTGGGAAAAAAAAGAAGTTGTTTATACCCATTTACCTACCTCAAATGAACATAATAGTCTACAACAAATAAAAGACGCACTGGAGGGCAAAACACCATTGGAAAttttcttaatgttttttgaCGAAGAACTTTTGACCATGATAGTTGAGTTTTCAGTAAAATATGCTCGTGATAATAATCGTCaggattttaaattttgcataaaagacttaaaaaaatttcttggtattttgaTACTATCGGGTTACCACATATTACCGCAAACAGATTTATACTGGAGTTTGGACGAAGATAAGGGTTTGCCTATTGTAAGAAAATGTATGAGTAGAAACATGTTCAGGAATATCAAAAGAAATATCCATCTATCAAACAATGCAAATCTCAATCAAAATGATAAATTCGCAAAACTTCAACCATTTTTTGAAGCCATAAACGCTAGGAATAAACAGTTTGGAATATTCGCCCACAATCTATCGATCGACGAACAAATGGTACCCTATTTTGGTCGCCATTCCTGTAAGATGTTTATAAAAGGAAAGCCGGTAAGATTTGGTTTCAAGTTGTGGTGTTTGTGTTCATCAGATGGGTACTTGTTTACTTTTATACCGTACGCTGGAGCAAACACGGAAAAAGAAAAATCTCCACTTGGACTTGGTGGCCAAATAGTGATTGACCTTTTATCTGCACTTGAAAATCCATTGCACCACAgagttttttttgataattatttttcgtCGTATAAGCTTTTCGAAAAATTacaacagatgaattattttgcTACGGGTACCATTCGAGAAAATCGAACAAATAAAGCTCCTTTAGATGGggtcaaaatattaacaaaaaaagacaGAGGAGCATATGACTATGCTTACAGTGAAAAATCCAAAGTTACTCTGGTTAGGTGGAATGATAATTCAGTTGTTACAGTCGCTAGTAATAATTTTGCTGTTCAACCACTTACAACTGCTAAAAGATACAACCGAAAAGAACGTAAAGATATCCAAATCCCACAACCTGACCtcataaaacaatataataaatacatgGGCGGAGTAGATCTTCACGACAACGCCATTGCTAATTACAGAACAAATATACGAGgtaaaaaatggtggtggcctCTTTTCATCAATACATTAGATAGCGTCATAACTAATTCGTGGAAATTATATAGAATAGCAAATAGTTCAAATATGTCTCAATTAGAATTCAAATCTTATTTAGCAGTCTGTCTGATGAAATGTGAAAGCGACGCTACAAAAAGTACCAGCATTGGGAGGCCACCAAGAGAACCCGTTCCATCAGAAGTAAGATTTGATAAAATGGGACATACAATAACAAAACATGCCGATAAGACTCGAAAAAGGTGCAAAGAGTGTAAAAATCATACTATTTACCTTTGTATaaagtgtaatgtacatttacatgcagattgttttgaaaaatttcacaatagaaattaaattagttttttttgtttgtacaaATTATGTTCTTAGATTTGGCCaatggtgcgtatacgcaccatgTCATAAttcaaacatttttgaaaaaattccaaatttttttatacttctgttaCAAATAGCTCTCAttaacatagaaaaataaaactttactaaaaattaacgattttttcttattttggccAGAAATGGGTTAAGCAGAGAGATTACAGAGAAATTAAGATTGCTATGATGGCAACTAACGTTCTGAAaagacatggtacatgaagaagaagtaaAAGGAATATAAATGTTTTTCCTTTTTACTCTGTACCACCCGAAAGTAATATGTATTCATTACTAGAAAACTTCGTCATCTCAATTTCGATCAAAAGTGGACTATGATTGTTTTTCTCCAAGACTCCTTATTTTTAAAGCAACGGATCGCTCGCAAATTTTGACCAAAGACCAAACAAACAAACTTAAAGATTACATATACGAGGTTTGGAATGTAGGTGTCCGTGTGTACTACATATGCGCGCTCAATAGAAGGTTAAAAGTCGTTTTCAGAGATAATACATTATAATCTATAGATTCTTTAATTTTGTCTATGGAAGAAATTAAGATAGTTATAAAAGGATTAAGTATTTTCCACTGTTTTTAACTATAATAACAATATTGTGTATAATGAAGTTATGCAgtgtttaaagaaataataaaaatcttgGAACATCCAATTATATGTACAAACTTTATTGAACAATCGCGTTTTTAACAAGCTGTGAATATggctaaaataaattcaaagcaAGGACGAAGGAATGCATTATCTACATAAAGGAACAGTAACAGATACAAATGTCAGGGGTTCAATTATATAACGGTCAGGGACTTTAATGGCATACGCGAGTAACGTAATTTCAGAAACAAGGAACGTCGACAGTTTAATGGAAATGTTTCTAAATTAGTAAAGTGGGCAGTTACCGGAGAAGAGACCAAGCACTCAACAATTCAAAGAAAACATAGAAACTGTGTAACAGGAAAATGTACACGTTAAGTAATGAATACCTTTTAATACACAAACGGAACT
It encodes:
- the LOC140446619 gene encoding general transcription factor II-I repeat domain-containing protein 2-like, with the translated sequence MVRIRTIGRKWVNLLQKAHSYAIALDESCDIVDDKQMSVFVRYTDIECQIFREELLAILPLKGNTRGEDLFKVIDELFSKSNISFNKMISFSTDGAPTVTGTEKCVVKRIRYKNSNLITYQCIIHQAALCEELSAKLIKVMDSLVKLINFMRSHSALQHRHFKEFLSECDSAYSDLLQHNSARWLSKGQVIERFWLIKEHVISFLQNIDTTCWL